Proteins from a single region of Macaca thibetana thibetana isolate TM-01 chromosome 4, ASM2454274v1, whole genome shotgun sequence:
- the CENPW gene encoding centromere protein W isoform X3, with the protein MALSTIVSQKKQIKRKAPRGFLKRVFKRQKPQLRLEKSGDLLKSPGQTLVRVSVESLTRSMYWLQQR; encoded by the exons ATGGCGCTGTCGACCATAGTCTCCCAGAAGAAGCAGATAAAGCGGAAGGCTCCCCGTGGCTTTCTAAAGCGAGTCTTCAAGCGACAGAAGCCTCAACTTCGTCTGGAGAAAAGTGGTGACTTACTG AAGAGTCCAGGACAAACGCTTGTGAGAGTAAGTGTAGAGTCATTAACAAGGAGCATGTACTGGCTGCAGCAAAGGTAA
- the CENPW gene encoding centromere protein W isoform X2, which translates to MALSTIVSQKKQIKRKAPRGFLKRVFKRQKPQLRLEKSGDLLVHLNCLLFVHRLAEESRTNACESKCRVINKEHVLAAAKVILKKSRG; encoded by the exons ATGGCGCTGTCGACCATAGTCTCCCAGAAGAAGCAGATAAAGCGGAAGGCTCCCCGTGGCTTTCTAAAGCGAGTCTTCAAGCGACAGAAGCCTCAACTTCGTCTGGAGAAAAGTGGTGACTTACTG gtCCATCTGAACTGCTTACTGTTTGTTCATCGATTAGCAGAAGAGTCCAGGACAAACGCTTGTGAGAGTAAGTGTAGAGTCATTAACAAGGAGCATGTACTGGCTGCAGCAAAG
- the CENPW gene encoding centromere protein W isoform X1 has product MALSTIVSQKKQIKRKAPRGFLKRVFKRQKPQLRLEKSGDLLVRFHPFSGWEWGTGEVHLNCLLFVHRLAEESRTNACESKCRVINKEHVLAAAKVILKKSRG; this is encoded by the exons ATGGCGCTGTCGACCATAGTCTCCCAGAAGAAGCAGATAAAGCGGAAGGCTCCCCGTGGCTTTCTAAAGCGAGTCTTCAAGCGACAGAAGCCTCAACTTCGTCTGGAGAAAAGTGGTGACTTACTGGTGAGATTCCATCCCTTCTCGGGCTGGGAATGGGGCACGGGAGAG gtCCATCTGAACTGCTTACTGTTTGTTCATCGATTAGCAGAAGAGTCCAGGACAAACGCTTGTGAGAGTAAGTGTAGAGTCATTAACAAGGAGCATGTACTGGCTGCAGCAAAG